A region from the Triticum aestivum cultivar Chinese Spring chromosome 3D, IWGSC CS RefSeq v2.1, whole genome shotgun sequence genome encodes:
- the LOC123076987 gene encoding protein SUPPRESSOR OF K(+) TRANSPORT GROWTH DEFECT 1 — protein sequence MYSNFKEQAIEYVKQAVQEDNAGNYVKAFPLYMNALEYFKTHLKYEKNPKIKEAITAKFTEYLRRAEEIRAVLDEGGGGPPGAPNGGDAAVATRPKTKGKDGGGDGAGGDDSEQSKLRAGLNSAIITEKPNIKWNDVAGLESAKQALQEAVILPVKFPQFFTGKRRPWRAFLLYGPPGTGKSYLAKAVATEADSTFFSISSSDLVSKWMGESEKLVANLFQMARENAPSIIFIDEIDSLCGTRGEGNESEASRRIKTELLVQMQGVGHNDDKVLVLAATNTPYALDQAVRRRFDKRIYIPLPDAKARQHMFKVHLGDTPHSLSESDFEVLGRRTEGFSGSDVAVCVKDVLFEPVRKTQDAMYFFKTDGDMWMPCGSKQPGAVQTTMQELASKGLASQILPPPISKNDFEKVLARQRPTVGKKDLEVHEKFTKEFGEEG from the exons ATGTACAGCAACTTCAAGGAGCAGGCGATCGAGTACGTGAAGCAGGCCGTCCAGGAGGACAATGCCGGCAACTACGTCAAGGCGTTCCCGCTCTACATGAACGCGCTCGAGTACTTCAAGACCCACCTCAAGTACGAGAAGAACCCCAAGATCAAGGAGGCCATCACCGCCAAGTTCACCGAGTACCTCCGCCGCGCCGAGGAGATCCGGGCCGTCctcgacgagggcggcggcggcccccccggcgcgcccaacggcggcgacgccgccgtcgccacccggcccaagaccaaggggAAGGACGGCGGAGGCGACGGCGCCGGCGGGGACGACTCGGAGCAGTCCAAGCTGAGGGCCGGCCTCAACTCGGCCATCATCACCGAGAAGCCCAACATCAAGTGGAACGACGTCGCCGGGCTCGAGAGCGCCAAGCAGGCGCTGCAGGAGGCCGTCATATTGCCCGTCAAGTTCCCCCAGTTCTTCACAG GCAAAAGGAGGCCATGGAGGGCTTTTCTTCTGTACGGTCCACCAGGAACAGGAAAGTCATATTTGGCTAAAGCCGTTGCAACCGAGGCTGATTCGACTTTCTTCAG TATATCTTCATCCGATCTTGTTTCAAAATGGATGGGAGAGAGTGAGAAACTGGTTGCTAATCTTTTCCAAATGGCTCGTGAAAATGCCCCTTCAATCATCTTCATTGATGAAATTGATTCTTTATGCGGTACACGTGGGGAAGGCAATGAAAGTGAAGCATCTAGGAGAATAAAAACAGAACTTCTTGTACAGATGCAG GGTGTTGGCCATAATGATGATAAAGTTCTTGTTCTTGCTGCGACAAATACGCCATATGCTCTGGACCAG GCTGTGCGGCGACGGTTTGACAAGCGTATTTACATTCCTCTACCTGACGCGAAAGCTAGGCAGCATATGTTTAAG GTACATCTTGGGGATACGCCGCACAGCTTATCGGAAAGTGATTTTGAGGTCTTGGGTCGTCGTACAGAAGGGTTCTCTGGTTCCGATGTTGCTGTCTGT GTGAAAGATGTGTTGTTCGAGCCTGTGCGCAAAACACAGGATGCTATGTACTTCTTCAAGACAGATGGTGACATGTGGATGCCCTGTGGATCGAAGCAACCAGGTGCTGTGCAGACCACGATGCAGGAGCTTGCATCCAAAGGCCTTGCCTCACAG ATTCTTCCACCCCCGATCTCGAAGAATGATTTCGAGAAGGTCCTTGCGAGGCAGAGACCAACCGTTGGCAAGAAGGACCTGGAAGTGCACGAGAAGTTCACCAAGGAGTTCGGTGAGGAGGGTTGA